The genomic stretch TGGACAGGTTCTGGCGCAGGGCGAGGTTCTCGCGGCGGAGCGCGGTGGCCCTCTCCCGGAGCCTCTCGTTCTCGGCGATGATGCACCGGTTCTCCAGGTAGAGCTTCAGGTTCACCATCTCCATGGCCTCTGCTCCGGCTCTCAACCTCCTCAGCCTCAACCTGTGCCAGCAACAGCAAGCGTGCTCTAAGAAAAGCATCGAGAAGACAAGTAGCTGTGCAAAACCATTAGTGCTACTTGTATACTGCTGCTACAGATTGAACAGAGAAAGCTTGAGAAACTTGAGCAGAGCACATTAattacctcctcctcctcctgatagCAACTGAGACATGATGCTTCGtcttctgctgccgccgccgcttgagGTTGAAGACGACAGGAGATGGGTATCTCTTGGTGCTCCAGGACCCGGAGCACATGTTGCTAGATGCTGTATGCCTGCTCCTAGATGGATAGATTCTGTGGAGCTCAGTGACTTCGAGATGAAGTGTTCCCAAGAGCTTTAAGGCTATATATAAAGATGGATCTCATCTCACCTCACCCCTCGTCTCAAGGCTTTAGTGGTGGTAGCTTTAGGTTTTTGTTTGGTGGTGCCATGCACACATTGACATGACGCATGTGAACCGAGAGAGATGGAGGCAGCTTCTCCATCATGGGGCATGGACTTATGGCACAGCATGGGCCAATGGATCTTCCAATCGCTAATCATTTAGCGGCATATTTCATCAGAAAAGAAGCCAAGGGCGTGGAGAAATTCATGAGAGAGTATCGATCGCCGATGAGACAGCACTATCTTTTTGACAGGAAGAGGTTGGAGAGCACAAGATTACAAATAAAGGGAATCATTTGGGCTCAGTACGTAAGATCCAAGTTTAAAACTTGGCTGAGTAACACTCGTGCTCTCTGTGTAAGACCTCTCTCTTATTGGTAAACacaccttcatgtacctcaAGGCAAATGGCTACGCATTATTGATTCCTTGGCCCGGGTGCCTGCAACGCATGATGAACCTTTAGAGTTGTCTCGGCACTCGATGGCGCAAGAGCAAGGCACGAGCAGGTCAAATTCGCTTTCGAGCATCTCAATCTTTTTGCCCGTGCAGTTTCTTGGCCAGAATGATGCCTCTGCGCCTTTTTACCTCACCTCTCTGTGCAACTACGTGAGTTGCCGTCTGCATTCAGAACTCTCGCCGCACTGTTCCAACGCAACACAGCCTGCTGGGAATTCCATTTGATTCTCGCTGTGATGCGTGATCTACCGAAGGCCTGAAAGCGATCACTCAGTCACCACAGTTTCTGCCAACTTGGGAGGCCAAGTCTCCATGAGAGATGCCCTTCACTGAACGGTGCACGCCATTTTCACTCGCAGAAACCACAGGACGCTAACAAGTCACCGAGCAGCAGCCATTCGTCCCCGTCGCAGACCATCATGGGAGCCAGAATCTCTCAAGAAAAACTTGGAGCCGGGAAGACACTTTGGGCCACTGCCTCCAGCTTTGGCCAAAAGTTGCACTCATTACTCACACAAGGTACACAAGAATTTGCACTCGACACCTCAAGATCAGCAGCGCCTGTGCTCTGGATCTGCGCCGTCCGATGCCGTCCAGGACGCTCTCAATGCGCGACGCGTGTCCCCGTGTCCGGGTCCTGCGTCCACTCATTTGATCCATATCTTCGCTGAATGGAGGTTTCATTCCGACGCTTGACCTCCCTGCACACATTGACAGAGGCACATCCATCATTGCTGCAACTTTCACCATTGACGCCGCCCCCGGCGTAAACCTGGTTCACCAATGTGCATGTGGATCATGGATTATATTAGGTAGATGTGCCATGATCCGTGaacacatacatacatatatacacgTGCGATCCTCGTCCGGCAACAGCGACGGCCGTGTTGGTCCAGGGTTAGCATTATGAGTCCACATGCCAAGGGCACCTCGAGATGAAGGACAGGTACTTCGATGCTTTTTGGGCAGGGTTGGTTCATGGCCACCAGCTGATGAACTTGCAACTGGTGGAGATGGTGCTAACATTCGGTGCTCGAAACTGCTGCGACAACAGATGAAGCTTGCGATAACAGAGCTTGCACTGGTGGAATGGCACCTCGAGATGGAGGGCAGGAACTTTGATGCTTTTTTGGCAGGATTGGTTGATGGTCATGAGAGGGGATGAAGCTTGCAACAACAGAGCTTGCACTGGAGGAGATGATGCTAACATTCAGTGCTCAAAACTGTTGCATACTGAGTGACATTGCTTTTTATTTGTGATGTTTATCTAAGTCAGTAAGTGAACTGGATTTCTGGGTAATTTTCATAGGCATTTACAGGATAGATGCACTTCCATGTTATTCAACTTGGTCATAATCATTTTTCAGAAGGTGCAAACCACTCCTTGTGAAACCAGTTATAAGATACAATCTTGCAGCCTATGAAGTTTTAGAGCTTTCCTGGGACGCTTTGAAGATGCGGTATGCAGCAATACACATTGTCATGTTACCAATCACCGTCAGAGCACCTTGCAGAGCTACAAGGACCTATGgatcaagaaagaaagaaagaaagacatTGTCACAATCACAAAGGCAAAAAAAGAATAGGAGCAGAACTGTTTGGAATACTAATTGGACTGGATTATGCTTTTGCCTATTTTTCATGACAACCCCAAAGGGCTCCAGATCTAATAGTTCTGTTAGGAAAACTAGCAAGGCACAAAGATTTCAGAAAACAAAAAATCTGAAGATAGTTCATGGTGTCTAATAATCTAGGTTTCATGTCAGGGTAGGCCAGGTATGCAATGGCATGGCACA from Setaria italica strain Yugu1 chromosome II, Setaria_italica_v2.0, whole genome shotgun sequence encodes the following:
- the LOC101774930 gene encoding protein LITTLE ZIPPER 1 — encoded protein: MCSGSWSTKRYPSPVVFNLKRRRQQKTKHHVSVAIRRRRRLRLRRLRAGAEAMEMVNLKLYLENRCIIAENERLRERATALRRENLALRQNLSKTAAEAELPAAGAGAGAA